The sequence AAGTGACGCTTTTTACCGGTAATAGATAAGCAATCTGTTCTGGGATAGAGAGGCTTGTCATTGATGAATTATTCAAGCTAATCTGTTTTATATAGTCATTTACACCTTGGCGAATAAAGGCTTTAAAGTCTTGATGGGATAAGCTTACAAAAGCTTGTTGTAGTAAAGAGGCCAATGCTCTGAAAGGCACAAATTTTGCCGAACTAGAGTTTAAATAAATAGGTAGATTTGAGCTGTGTACGATTGGCCATATATCGTCGATATAGTGCTCTAATGCGTTGATTTGCACTATAACGGCATGTTTATTAATGAGCGGGACAGTTAAATTCATCGTATACCTTGGCTCTTACTTACACCAATCTCAATTTATTAGTATTGATATAAGTAATAGCTTATTGGTGGTAAATGTCACGACTGTTATAGGCAGTTTTATTTGGATGTTGTTGATTGCCAGTACAAATATAGCGCCTGAATATCGCCAGAGCACAAATGGGGAACTGCTTCTTTAAGAACAGTTTGCGGCCAATCCCACCATTGCATCTCTAATAGCATAGCGATTTCAGTGTCAGAAAAACGAAATTTAATGTGCTTAGCGGGGTTGGAGCCTACTATTTCATAGGGTGCAACGTCTTTGGTCACAACAGCGCGACTCGAAATCACGGCGCCATGCCCAATGTTTACTCCGGGCATAATCATAGCTTCCGTCCCAATCCAAACATCATTACCTATTATGGTATCTCCGGCGCGCTCAAAACCATCTTTGGCTTGTGCAAAAGTGTCATCATCTCGATAGAAAAACGGGAAAGTACTTACCCAATCATGCCTGTGCCCTTGATTACCAGCCATAATAAATGCCGCACCAGAGCCAATAGAGCAAAAACTGCCAATAATAAGCTTATCAACATCATCCCTATCAGGTGCAAGATATCGAGCACAATCATCAAAACTGTGCCCATGATAGTACCCAGAGTAATAACTGTGCTTACCTACAATGATATTTGGGTTAGTCACTTGCTGCTGCAACGGCACACCAGCGAAAGGGGATTCAAAGTAGTTCATAGTTTGTTCTCTAGGTTTTAGGGACGTTCTTGCGGGGTCAGGTCTTGAAATTTGCATAAATACTATTTATGCAAATTTCAAGACCTGACCCCGCTTTACCGAATAGTAGATCGGGAGTGCAGAAGTTTCAAATACTTGATAAGTTGGGTAAAGGAGCAACGCTGATGGCGCACTCTGAATTAATTGATGAATTAAATTCGCTTAAGGTTGTTATTTTATTCATTCAGTTTATTCTTATGCGTTGAGAATCTAAGTCGAGCAGTGGGTAGTAACTGGTGAGAACATTATGCTAAAAGAGCTAGTACTTTTTAAATATGTTTATGAAGGTGATAATTTTAGGGATGTTGCGAGTAAAGCAAACACTTCTATATCCTCTCTATCTAGGGCTATTACTAATCTTGAGCAAGATTGCGGGAAGAAGCTTTTCATTAAAGATGGCATCACGTTAATTCCCACAAGTGAAGGAAAGTACTTATATTCGAAAATAACAGCGAGTCTAGATTCAGTTACGTATGAGTATGATATGTTTCGTACTAGCACTCCTCAAATCACGTTATTGAAACCGATACAAGTTAACAGTACGTTTTTTATTCAGCTTCTACACGATGAAGCGTTAAAGAGCGAGCAACTATCATTTAAAGAATTGAATAATTATCCCACTAGAGAAAAAGCGTATTCAGATCTTTTAATTGGCGAAATCGATTTGTTTATCGATAAAAAACCAATAACAGATAGGCGATACCAATGCCACAAGATCCAATCTGATGAGCTCGTTTTTCTTTGTTCGAAGCAGTTTCATGAAAATATTATTGAGTCAGAGCCTAAAAATCTAATCAAATTAAAATGGCTTGATGATTACAGTGATAAGTTTACAAGTAATGCAGATACCAATGAGTATCTAATTGATAGTCTTATATCTTTTTACGATATTATTGAAAATTCAAAATATACTGGCATTGTATCAGAGCAAACTGCAAAGACTCTTGATCATGATGTTTATTCATTTTCAGAAGTCATTGGAAAAATGGAACTCTATTTGATAGTAGCGAATCGAAATATAGTCAATAAACCGTTGCTAAAAGACATAATAAAGAAAATACAAGAGTCTAAGCTAATACTACGTTAACTGTATAAAAAACTTGTACTCATTACTTTCCAGGGGTGATTATGGTTACCATTATTTAACTCTAATCTATTTCTAGAAGGAGTATCGTACATTTTATTGATTATCTCCCTTGATATTTTAATGTTGTTCAAATAGCGTGATAAGATTTTAAACAATCTATGGTATAGAGCTGAGTTCTTTAAATCTTGCGTATAAGAGTTCCTAAGATCCCCATAATAAGGGCTATGAGCGCCGATGTGTGACTTTTCATATGCTGTTCTATCTTTTCCTGATAGAAACATGATTACGCAAGATGAGTTGCAATACGTTTCAACGTCCGTATTCCAACCAGATTTATTTATATAGTTTGCTATTTTTATTGCATCATTAAGATAACCACCATTTGACTGCAATATAACAGATGAAATATCGTGGGTTCCTTCTGATAGAAAATGTATAAATTTCAAATACTCACCACTTTCGATATCACCGTTAATGATTAATGTAGCTTTATTAGAATCTTTATCGTGATTATATATTTTATATTGAGCAGAATGAGCTCCAAATGAGAAACTGATTAAAGCGAATAAGATAATATATTTTTTAATATTATTAATAATTTTGATTATATTATTCATATCTTTAATCAACCCACGTTCTATGATTTACATGAGTTCATCTTTGCTTTAAATTTTTTGGATTAACATGAAACAACTTGTTTCATGTTGCTCTTTTCTGACGAGGTAACACTTTTTAACGAGAATTGGATAGTAGATTTGATAGGATACTCAATCTTGCTCATATGGTTTTGCGGGGTCAGGTCTTGAAATTTGCATCAATGGTTATTGATGCAAATTTCAAGACCTGACCCCGCGTGGGGGCAAAGGATGTGTATGAATTTGGATAAAGCGAAAAAACGTATAGCTAAGCAGGTTAAGAAAGGATTTAAGGGATATCCTCAGATTACGTTGGCGTATTATGGGGAAACCGAAGAGTGTGCAACGGTGGTTTCTGTGCAATTTATCTTGTCGGAAGAGGATAACCTACAAGAGGAACGCTTTTCTTGTGAAACTGATATTCGTGAAAGTGAATTAGTGCAAACTACGATACTTAAGATAATAGAAAGAGCGAACGCTAATTCAGTTGTCGAAGTACCTGGGGTCGCGACTCTTTAATTTATCTTGTGGGGTCAGGTCTTGAAATTTGCAAAGTATATAATTTATGCAAATTTCAAGACCTGACCCCTTTATTATTTTTGGTTCTAGTTAGTGGTAACATTCAATACCCAAAAAGAGGTATATATAATAACTTGCCGAAGTGTTTATAAATTAAGCTATTTTCTATCTGGGCATTAATATATAAAATGAAACTAGTTGGGTATGTGGTTTTTGATTTGTTAATTATGATGGTATTGTTTTTTTAGTTAATATGCATTTTCATACTTATATATAACTATAAAATCATGGCTTCTAGTGGGTTCTGAAGATAAAACATGATCCTTGTCATTAAAATGAGGGTTTATTGTTCAAATTTATTTTTTTTAAGTTCAATTTTGATAGAGTGTTTACTCTATCGCTATGCTTAATCGGTGCTTCAAGGCGATATAAAAAAGACAGAACAATAACTAAAGCATTGTCTATAGGTTAGATAGGCGTTTATTTTTCACTTTTTTATGGGTCCAAACGGTGTGTTTGACCATTTTTACGAAAAGTTATACGTGCTAATTGATGTTACATAAATGTTTGTAATTTCTGTTTTTTACTTTAACTCTGATAATTCCAAATGCCTCACATCAGAATATATAGACTTTGTAAAGACTATAAAATCGAGAATTAATATTTCATAGTATCTATAAACCCTTGAATTTGAATGGTTTTTAGTTGTGTGTAAATCATTCAATCTGAACGGTTATGCTACTTTGGTGTGAGATTCTTAAACTTAAATGCTGTAAAATTCATTAAAGTTGAAATTTAACACTGCTGTTGTGTTTTGGTAAGTATCCTCTTTTGTTATATAAGACCTTCCTAAATTATTTTTACCCGTAACTTTCCTATTGCTTCAAATTATTCTCTCGCTACAATCTGCGCCGTTCACAAAATGTGAGTAAACAAAGTACCTTAATAATTAAATTTTGTGCGTCTGACATGTTTGATTATGGCTTATTCAAAAAGGTTGAAATATAACCATCCAATGAATAAGCATAGATAAGGGAATTATTGAATCGAAATCATATAGATGATTTGGAATAAACTTTAGGAGCATACCATGTTTACCCCTTTATACGTAAAATCTACTCTAGCTTCAGAATCTGTTATCAACAAATGTAAGTCGTTCATAAAAGATGAGCGCGGTGTGACTGCGGTTGAATATGCAATTATTGCTGTAGCAATGTCAGCAGTGGTATTAGCTGTTTTTCATAACGGTTCTCTTAAAAATGCCTTAGATAACGCAATGGGACTTGTCTCTACAACTATAGGCGCAGCAAGTAAAGCTCCTACGCCTTAGTTTATTTAGGATAGAGCTGATAATTTTATCAGCTCTATTTTTATTATGTGTTATATATTAATGCTATTTTTAATTATCATTGGATACTCTGATTGGAAAACGCGCACTATTCCTAATAAGTTTGTATTATTTCTGCTAATACTACTTCTTCCTACTATTATAAAAAATTTTCATATAATTGTACTTATACATTTTTTGGGAATATTAATACTAGGATTTTTATTATTCTTAGCCGGAGTTATGGGCGCAGGCGATATCAAACTTCTTGCAGTCATTAGCCTAGCGGTGAAGCCCGCTTTCTTTCTTTTATTCTTGTTTAGTATCACTTCCATGGGAGGAGTGCTAGCAATAGGTTATCTCATTTACGGCTATTGTACCGATATCAATAAGGTAAGAGCTAGAGGCATACCTTATGGACTGCCAATCGTTCTCTCGGCGGCATGGGCGCTATTTGTCTCTATTCATTAATGCTTTTTTTGGTTTGTTTCCTTAGGGGGAAAGATGAAACTAAGAATTTTTATATTGGTGCTTTTGTTAGGAGCTGCCGGCTTCTTACTTTTTAGCAACCAATATCACTCTCAATCACCGCAATCTGCTCAAAACAATACTCCTCAACCTATTCAGGTCGAAAAAACGTTTAAAGTCTGGATGACGACACAAGAGATCAGCCGTGGCGAAGAAGTTACGCGCGAGCAGCTCAAAATTGTTTCTTTAAAACAAGCACAAGCATTCGAACATGCTATTGACCATGATGTAGAAATCACAGTCACTCCAGGGATGGTAATTAATAGAGATCTTAAACAAGGTGAATTTATCTTTCCTGAGATGTTAGTGACACCAGAGCAAGATGAGTACGTCAATCTGATCATTCAGCCCAATCATATACCATACCCAATCGCGCTATCACCGGAAGTCTTAGTTGGTGGCGGTATTCAAGCTAACAGCTTTGTAGATGTGCTCGCCTACACCGCTTCAAACAATAGCCATATTGCTGACGATGCCGAAGATGTTGAATATCTTGATGAAAGCGATACTCGTGATGTGTCTATTTCACCTCTATTAATGCATGTAAAAGTGTTAAAGGTTTCTTACCCACATAAATCTGATGAAGAAGATAGTGGTGAAGATGAAGCTGACTTGTTGACCCAAAAAGCAACTCTAGTACTTGAGCTTACTCAAAAGCAGGTAGCAAAAATGACTGTTGCTCGTCATATATCTGATATTGCGGTCCAACACTCTATTGGTACAGAGCACAGTAGCGATTTGAGTGCCGATGTTGATGATGTGTTACCTAATCTAAATCAAGTTCGTGAGATGCGTGGAGATCAAGACAAATGAAAATGACATGTCGCATTTTATTAGCAGTGATGGTGGCTTTAATTTCACTGTCAGCATTGGCTACAACGATGAATCTGCAAGTGGGGCAGGCACAGTCTTTGTCATCTCGTCAGGCTATAGGCTCTGTATTTGTAGTCAATCCGAAAGTGGCAGACTACAAAGTGATTGATAACAATAAATTAGTGGTTTATGGCAAGAAAGAAGGGGATACCAGTCTATTGGTGTTTAACCATGATGGAAAAACTCTAATTAGTCGTAAAGTTCATATTACTAAAGACCTTTCTTATATCAGTCAGCAAATAAAAATGCGTTACCCGCATAGCCAAGTGAAGGTGTCTTCAGTGGGTTCATCTATTGTACTTAGCGGTAATGTATCAAGTGATGCCATTAGTGACGGTATTTATCAGTTGGTTGGCTCCATGGCGCAAGGCGATGGCAAGGCAACAGCTTCAAGTGATAAACATACTAGCGCGGATAAAACAGCGGTAGATCAACCTAAGCAAGCTATTGGTCATTTTGTTAAGAAAAAACAATATCCTGGCGTTGTAAATAACATAGAAGTCATTTTAACCCGTCAAGTGAACGTCAAATTGACGATTGCTGAAGTTACCCATGATTTTGCTGAGAAACTTGGCGTACAAGTAGGCTCTGGCGGACAAATGGGGGTGTTTGTTGATCATATCGAACACATCAGTGCTAGCGATATCACCTCTGTGATCACTGCGGTTAACTCAGAAGATGTTGGGCAAGTATTGGCTGAGCCAAATCTTTCAGTGATTTCAGGTGAAAAAGCGAATTTCATGGTGGGTGGTGAACTACCGATTGTCTATTCAACAGATGATAACCTCACCGTTGATTTTAAAAAATACGGTGTAAACCTTGAACTACAAGCGCTTGTTGAGCGCGATGATAAAATTAAGCTCTTACTTCATCCGGAAGTAAGCTCAATCGATGAGCAGAATCGCAATGAAGAGTTTGATATTCCAGCACTTAAAACTCGTAGCGCAGAGACCACTGTTGAGTTAGGTGATGGGCAAAGCTTTATCCTTGGTGGTCTGTTGGATTCTAGAGATGTTGAGCGTCTAAAGAAGATCCCATTTGTTTCAGAAATCCCAATCATAGGTGCACTATTTAGACACACCGAATCCGAGCGCAACAAAACCGAATTGATCATCGTTGCCACCGTTAACCTAGTGCACCCAATCGATGGCGCACAAATTCAACTGCCAACAATGCGTAAAACACACACTTTAGAGCGTTGGTTAGGGGTTCGTAGTTCCCAAAAATCGGCAGGAGAGCAGTGGGGGCGTGAGATTTTAGCCGCTGGAGGGTTTAAGAAATGATGTCTTCAAAAATCAATCAAGTAGTGAGTCTTTTTACTCTATGCGTGCTGGTTAGTATTAGCGGCTGTAGCGAATATATCCACGAGCGCAACGCCAGTACCATTGATGTGGTTCCAGTGAATTATCATCTGCAACTTAAAGTGCATTCGCCTGGTTTGAAAAAATCGGTGGATAAAGTGGTGGCGTACGTTAACTCGCATCGTAACGAATTAGTCGATCACAAAATCGAGCTAAATTGGTATAGCAAGAACGCCTACAAAGTTGCTACTCAAGTAAAAAGTTACCTTGTTTCGCAAGGGTTTAATACTGATAGCGTGGTATTGACCAAAGGCAATGCCAAACGTGATAAGCCTTATTTTGATTTAGAACTGTTTGCCCAGAGATATCAATCGGTTTCCAGTATTTGCCACTACGAGCAAATTGAAGAATACGGTCGCTATCCCAACGGCTGCTTTGTTGAAGGCAACCGCTGGCAGATGATGAACCATCCTGAACGCGTATTAAATACCGTAAATTCAACGTCATCTGAGCAAGAGTAGGAGAGCCCCATGTTAGATTTTATGGATTTAGTCTCTAGCAAAGATGGCAGAGACGAAGAACTGAATAACCTCTCTACAGCGATGTTTTATCGCGACGATGAGTGCATGCTGAGCATCAAGGAAGCATACGGGTTTGAAGGTTGGAAAGCGCCTGAATTTTTTGCGATGAAAACGCAAAAGCTTGCTGATTATATTCGTGAACAGACGCCAGAAATTTTGATTCTTGATTTTACCAATAGCATTGATCTTATTGGTGACGTGGAAGAGATCCAAAGATTACTGCCAAATACAGTTTCGGTGATCATCATGGGCGCTCAAGACTCCATATTGCTGAAACGTGAAGTGCAGAGTAAAGGGTTTTATTACCTTTTCTGGCCTTCAGAAAAGCACGACATTATTGATCTTGTAAGACAGGTACGTAGCGAAAGCCTTACCAACGAAGGTCTAGGTCAAGCGCGTAAAGCTAAGAAAATTTCTATTGTGGGTTGTAAGGGCAGTTGCGGCAGTACCTTTATTGCCTCTGAGGTGGCTCATCAGTTAAGTCATGAGAAAAAATCATCGTGCTTATTGGTTGATAACCATTATTTGACCAGCAACTTAGACATCATGTTAGCACTGAAAAACTTCCAGCGTCGTCCGCTAACCGAGTCAAACATGCTGTCAAATCTTGATGTGTCATCGGCTAAAAACCTGACTCAAGAAGTAACCCCTTTACTTTCAGTTTTGGCTTTAGAGCAAGATGAGCGTCGTAATAGCATTGAGCTAAGACAATATTCAGATGCTATCGCCGATGTACTCGCCGAAGAAGTGAACTTTATTGTTGAGGAATTTTCTAGCGACAACCAACTCTATAGCAGTGAGTTTTTAGCTGATAGCGATGTGGTCGTTTTAGTGTTTGATCCTATTGTGTCCGCGTTGCGTAACGTAGCGACCATCAAGAATGGTATTGAGAAATTGGTAACCAAGCGAAATGTACGCTTCTTATTAGTGATGAATCACACCATGCCTGCCAAATTTGCCACCGTCTCTAAAGTTGAGGTCGAAAAATTACTCGATACCCAGATTAATATCGAATTGCCTTTTGATAAGTATGTTCGAACGACCAAGTTAGAAGGAAAACCAGTTTCGGCGGGTAAAACCGCATCTGCAAAAGGATTGAAGCAGTTGACTGCTTTGATCTTAGGCCAAGTATTGGTCAAAAAACGTGGCATAAAAGTATTTAGCAGGACTAAGTAATATGAACGCAAGCGAAGCATATCTTTATATACGTAATAAGATTTTTACCGTTTTAGACGCAGAAGTGGTAAACAATTTATCTAAAGATCAGTTGCGCCAACAACTTGCCAGCGCGGTAGATTCTATCGTGCAACAAGAGCGGTTATCGGTGCCGAGTGTTATAAGACAAGAGTATGCACAAAACTTAACCAATGAATTGGTTGGGCTTGGTCCATTACAAAGCCTTATGGACGATGATTCAATTGCCGATATTATGATTAATGGGCCGAAGAATATTTTTGTGGAACGTAACGGCATTGTTGAAAAAGTGCCGGTCACGTTTATTGATGAAGAGCAGTTGCAAGCGGTAGCAAAACGCATCGCGACCGAAGTAGGGCGTCGCGTGGATAGCACTTCACCCACTTGTGATGCACGCTTGATGGATGGTAGTCGCGTTAACATAGTGATCCCACCCATTGCCATTGACGGTACTTCTATTTCGATTCGTAAGTTTCAAAAAAGCCGTATAGATTTTAAAAAGTTGTGCGAGTTTGGCGCAATGAGCCCTGAAATTGCGCAAGTATTAATGATTGCTGCGCGCTGTCGTTTAAACATTATCATTTCAGGTGGTACCGGTTCTGGTAAAACCACCATGCTAAACGCGCTCTCACAATTTATTTCAGAAAAAGAACGCATCGTCACAATCGAAGATGCGGCCGAACTGCAATTGCAGCAACCCCACGTTGTACGTTTAGAAACTCGCGCCGCCAGCGTCGAAAATACTGGCATGATCACGCAACGCGATTTAGTTGTGAACTCTCTGCGTATGCGCCCAGATAGAATTATTATGGGCGAGTGTCGTGGCGGTGAAGCATTTGAAATGCTACAAGCGATGAATACTGGGCACGATGGTTCAATGTCCACTTTGCACGCCAACACGCCAAGAGATGCAGTTTCTCGTATTGAATCTATGGTCATGATGGCCACCAATAGCCTACCTTTAGAAGCCATTCGTCGCACCATCGTCAGTGCGGTAGATATTATTGTGCAAGTGAGCCGACTACATGATGGTTCTCGTAAAGTCATGAGCATTTGTGAAGTTGTAGGGCTTGAAGGACAAAGTGTTGTATTAGAAGAAATTTTCAAATTTCAGCCAACGCTGGGACACTCTTCAGAAGGTAAAGTACAAGGTAACTTTGTAACGGCCGGTCTTATGCAGCGCTCAGTGTTAATGGAAAAAGCACGTTTCTTCGGCTTACAAGATAAGCTGT is a genomic window of Vibrio neonatus containing:
- a CDS encoding LysR family transcriptional regulator, which gives rise to MLKELVLFKYVYEGDNFRDVASKANTSISSLSRAITNLEQDCGKKLFIKDGITLIPTSEGKYLYSKITASLDSVTYEYDMFRTSTPQITLLKPIQVNSTFFIQLLHDEALKSEQLSFKELNNYPTREKAYSDLLIGEIDLFIDKKPITDRRYQCHKIQSDELVFLCSKQFHENIIESEPKNLIKLKWLDDYSDKFTSNADTNEYLIDSLISFYDIIENSKYTGIVSEQTAKTLDHDVYSFSEVIGKMELYLIVANRNIVNKPLLKDIIKKIQESKLILR
- a CDS encoding Flp family type IVb pilin translates to MFTPLYVKSTLASESVINKCKSFIKDERGVTAVEYAIIAVAMSAVVLAVFHNGSLKNALDNAMGLVSTTIGAASKAPTP
- the catB gene encoding type B chloramphenicol O-acetyltransferase, which codes for MNYFESPFAGVPLQQQVTNPNIIVGKHSYYSGYYHGHSFDDCARYLAPDRDDVDKLIIGSFCSIGSGAAFIMAGNQGHRHDWVSTFPFFYRDDDTFAQAKDGFERAGDTIIGNDVWIGTEAMIMPGVNIGHGAVISSRAVVTKDVAPYEIVGSNPAKHIKFRFSDTEIAMLLEMQWWDWPQTVLKEAVPHLCSGDIQALYLYWQSTTSK
- a CDS encoding CpaF family protein — translated: MNASEAYLYIRNKIFTVLDAEVVNNLSKDQLRQQLASAVDSIVQQERLSVPSVIRQEYAQNLTNELVGLGPLQSLMDDDSIADIMINGPKNIFVERNGIVEKVPVTFIDEEQLQAVAKRIATEVGRRVDSTSPTCDARLMDGSRVNIVIPPIAIDGTSISIRKFQKSRIDFKKLCEFGAMSPEIAQVLMIAARCRLNIIISGGTGSGKTTMLNALSQFISEKERIVTIEDAAELQLQQPHVVRLETRAASVENTGMITQRDLVVNSLRMRPDRIIMGECRGGEAFEMLQAMNTGHDGSMSTLHANTPRDAVSRIESMVMMATNSLPLEAIRRTIVSAVDIIVQVSRLHDGSRKVMSICEVVGLEGQSVVLEEIFKFQPTLGHSSEGKVQGNFVTAGLMQRSVLMEKARFFGLQDKLSAAFGSLDLQASA
- a CDS encoding type II and III secretion system protein family protein, coding for MKMTCRILLAVMVALISLSALATTMNLQVGQAQSLSSRQAIGSVFVVNPKVADYKVIDNNKLVVYGKKEGDTSLLVFNHDGKTLISRKVHITKDLSYISQQIKMRYPHSQVKVSSVGSSIVLSGNVSSDAISDGIYQLVGSMAQGDGKATASSDKHTSADKTAVDQPKQAIGHFVKKKQYPGVVNNIEVILTRQVNVKLTIAEVTHDFAEKLGVQVGSGGQMGVFVDHIEHISASDITSVITAVNSEDVGQVLAEPNLSVISGEKANFMVGGELPIVYSTDDNLTVDFKKYGVNLELQALVERDDKIKLLLHPEVSSIDEQNRNEEFDIPALKTRSAETTVELGDGQSFILGGLLDSRDVERLKKIPFVSEIPIIGALFRHTESERNKTELIIVATVNLVHPIDGAQIQLPTMRKTHTLERWLGVRSSQKSAGEQWGREILAAGGFKK
- a CDS encoding prepilin peptidase — its product is MLFLIIIGYSDWKTRTIPNKFVLFLLILLLPTIIKNFHIIVLIHFLGILILGFLLFLAGVMGAGDIKLLAVISLAVKPAFFLLFLFSITSMGGVLAIGYLIYGYCTDINKVRARGIPYGLPIVLSAAWALFVSIH
- a CDS encoding AAA family ATPase; the encoded protein is MLDFMDLVSSKDGRDEELNNLSTAMFYRDDECMLSIKEAYGFEGWKAPEFFAMKTQKLADYIREQTPEILILDFTNSIDLIGDVEEIQRLLPNTVSVIIMGAQDSILLKREVQSKGFYYLFWPSEKHDIIDLVRQVRSESLTNEGLGQARKAKKISIVGCKGSCGSTFIASEVAHQLSHEKKSSCLLVDNHYLTSNLDIMLALKNFQRRPLTESNMLSNLDVSSAKNLTQEVTPLLSVLALEQDERRNSIELRQYSDAIADVLAEEVNFIVEEFSSDNQLYSSEFLADSDVVVLVFDPIVSALRNVATIKNGIEKLVTKRNVRFLLVMNHTMPAKFATVSKVEVEKLLDTQINIELPFDKYVRTTKLEGKPVSAGKTASAKGLKQLTALILGQVLVKKRGIKVFSRTK
- the cpaB gene encoding Flp pilus assembly protein CpaB — protein: MKLRIFILVLLLGAAGFLLFSNQYHSQSPQSAQNNTPQPIQVEKTFKVWMTTQEISRGEEVTREQLKIVSLKQAQAFEHAIDHDVEITVTPGMVINRDLKQGEFIFPEMLVTPEQDEYVNLIIQPNHIPYPIALSPEVLVGGGIQANSFVDVLAYTASNNSHIADDAEDVEYLDESDTRDVSISPLLMHVKVLKVSYPHKSDEEDSGEDEADLLTQKATLVLELTQKQVAKMTVARHISDIAVQHSIGTEHSSDLSADVDDVLPNLNQVREMRGDQDK